The Archaeoglobus neptunius genome has a window encoding:
- a CDS encoding xylulokinase produces the protein MMKSGLILGVDVGTTSIKAAVVDTSSFEPVKFESVKAVVEYPKKHWAEKNPETLWNSIAEVCRAVADSSVDAVVFDAHMAGVVPVDENGNALRNIITWLDERAGGLPDDVWKGLIKIQGYSLRKLIKFLRITGGAPSRTGKDPISKIIWIRDNEPDVFNKTHKMLDVRGYLVARATGNFVTSPDEAHLTWLADTRGRRARWSESILKDYNLPLSLFPEIKNSTEIAGYLTPQAASELGLNEGVPVIVGSGDVCATAVGSGAVRDNECHIYIGTSDWVAAHISDRKTDIFHFIGSLLSAIPEKYLLIAEQETAAGAIEWAMKLVGIEGQYDLVEKLVNEAEGGKLLFMPWFYGERAPIDDPYVRGGLINISLDHGRGEVLRAMMEGVAMNIKWVYGYVEKMTGHQKEVSIVGGGALFDAWCQIIASAIKRPVKRIKSPELTGLRGIATMAAVGLGMETFESAAAKFRVDRVFRPNEKEAKTYDRMFEHYKSVYGKLKKIYRSLNSGSED, from the coding sequence ATGATGAAATCTGGTTTGATTCTTGGCGTGGATGTTGGCACCACATCCATAAAGGCTGCTGTCGTTGACACATCCAGCTTCGAGCCAGTAAAGTTCGAGTCTGTGAAGGCAGTTGTGGAATACCCGAAAAAACACTGGGCTGAGAAGAATCCGGAAACACTGTGGAACAGCATTGCCGAAGTTTGCAGAGCGGTCGCAGACTCCAGCGTGGATGCGGTTGTGTTCGATGCACATATGGCTGGTGTTGTCCCCGTCGATGAGAACGGTAACGCTCTAAGGAACATCATAACATGGCTTGATGAGAGAGCGGGGGGTTTGCCGGACGATGTCTGGAAAGGGCTGATTAAGATTCAGGGGTATTCTCTGAGGAAACTCATTAAATTCCTCAGGATAACAGGTGGTGCACCATCCAGAACAGGAAAGGATCCCATCTCCAAGATAATCTGGATAAGGGATAACGAACCCGATGTTTTCAATAAAACCCACAAAATGCTCGATGTGAGAGGATATCTCGTCGCCAGAGCAACCGGAAACTTTGTAACGAGTCCGGATGAGGCACACCTGACATGGCTTGCCGACACGAGGGGTAGAAGGGCCAGATGGTCAGAATCAATCCTGAAGGACTATAATCTTCCCCTTTCCCTTTTCCCCGAGATAAAAAACTCAACAGAAATTGCAGGATACCTTACTCCGCAGGCCGCCAGCGAACTTGGGCTGAACGAAGGTGTACCAGTAATAGTTGGCTCCGGTGATGTGTGTGCCACCGCTGTGGGATCGGGTGCTGTGAGGGACAACGAGTGCCACATTTACATCGGGACGAGCGACTGGGTTGCAGCGCATATATCCGACCGGAAAACCGACATCTTTCACTTCATAGGTAGTCTACTCAGTGCGATTCCGGAAAAATATCTTCTGATTGCAGAACAGGAGACTGCTGCCGGGGCAATAGAATGGGCGATGAAGCTTGTCGGGATAGAGGGGCAGTACGATCTGGTCGAAAAGCTGGTTAACGAGGCCGAAGGAGGAAAGCTGTTATTCATGCCGTGGTTTTACGGTGAGAGGGCACCGATTGACGATCCGTACGTGAGGGGGGGTCTGATTAACATCAGTCTCGATCACGGCAGGGGAGAGGTGCTGAGGGCTATGATGGAGGGGGTTGCGATGAACATAAAGTGGGTCTACGGCTACGTTGAAAAGATGACGGGGCACCAGAAAGAGGTGAGCATAGTTGGAGGCGGGGCGCTTTTTGATGCATGGTGTCAGATAATTGCCAGCGCAATAAAAAGGCCTGTAAAAAGGATAAAAAGCCCGGAACTGACCGGGTTGAGGGGAATTGCCACCATGGCAGCAGTTGGCCTTGGGATGGAAACTTTCGAGAGTGCCGCAGCAAAGTTCAGGGTTGACAGGGTGTTCAGACCCAATGAAAAGGAGGCGAAAACTTACGACAGGATGTTTGAACACTACAAGTCAGTATATGGAAAGCTGAAAAAGATATACAGGAGTCTGAACTCAGGGTCTGAAGATTGA
- a CDS encoding MFS transporter — protein MRKLLLSGFFMYAALSCVIPVIPAYAITLGASQIVSAIAAGIFALSPAIAMTPFGIFSEIHGRRIFILSGILMSILASVLYLFSSTTFILIAARFIHGLGVAMYIPAINALVADVSAEGRRGESIGWIQTSLMFGFFVGPMLGGFTAEMWGVEKVFVLSLIFALLSLFFALLSVRKNGGRTSKISLRFPIGMIPFYLLIFLGTATTSALAIFALPYYRAEIGITEFQSGVIVSALFLFSSVSRVPAGILADRAGRRTGATAGIVVSSLGLFLASTTNPVRVFLAASVCGAGMGILNTSVFAAASDLENRGFALGLANSFLNAGIFLGSTLAGFMAGFMSFGEMMLYLAFITVLLIPLAIAHKN, from the coding sequence ATGCGAAAGCTACTACTTTCAGGTTTCTTCATGTATGCTGCGCTTAGCTGCGTAATTCCTGTAATACCAGCGTACGCCATAACTCTTGGTGCCTCCCAGATCGTCTCTGCAATTGCTGCAGGCATATTTGCTCTCTCCCCGGCAATAGCCATGACGCCTTTTGGCATCTTCAGCGAGATCCACGGCAGGAGAATCTTTATTTTATCCGGAATTCTGATGAGCATTCTTGCTTCGGTCCTGTATCTTTTTTCATCCACGACCTTCATTCTCATAGCTGCCAGATTCATTCATGGTTTGGGAGTCGCAATGTATATTCCAGCCATAAACGCTCTCGTTGCCGATGTATCAGCGGAAGGCAGGAGAGGCGAGTCTATAGGGTGGATTCAGACCTCCCTCATGTTCGGATTCTTTGTTGGACCCATGCTCGGTGGATTTACTGCAGAAATGTGGGGTGTTGAAAAGGTGTTTGTTTTATCCCTGATTTTTGCCCTTCTGTCCCTTTTCTTCGCTCTGCTTTCAGTGAGAAAAAATGGAGGAAGGACATCCAAGATCAGCCTGAGGTTTCCCATCGGAATGATCCCATTTTATTTGCTGATTTTCCTTGGAACAGCGACGACATCCGCTCTGGCAATCTTCGCTTTGCCGTATTACAGGGCCGAAATTGGCATAACAGAGTTTCAGTCCGGTGTGATCGTATCTGCCCTCTTTCTCTTCTCTTCCGTTTCCCGAGTTCCTGCCGGCATTCTGGCTGACAGAGCGGGTAGGAGGACCGGAGCAACTGCAGGTATAGTGGTTAGCAGTCTTGGCCTCTTTCTGGCCTCAACAACAAATCCTGTTCGGGTATTTCTTGCAGCTTCGGTCTGCGGGGCTGGAATGGGGATCCTCAACACATCCGTCTTTGCCGCAGCTTCGGATCTGGAAAACAGAGGTTTTGCACTGGGTCTCGCAAACTCTTTTTTGAATGCGGGGATATTTCTGGGCTCCACCCTTGCCGGTTTTATGGCGGGATTCATGAGCTTTGGGGAGATGATGCTGTATCTGGCTTTTATCACCGTCTTGCTGATACCTCTTGCGATTGCACACAAAAATTAA